One window of the Thermomicrobiales bacterium genome contains the following:
- a CDS encoding isocitrate lyase/phosphoenolpyruvate mutase family protein, protein MTDIEQLSAKTEAFRAMHAGPGMLVMPNAWDAASAQRIVAAGFPAIATTSGGVAIALGYADHEAAPVDEMLAASARIARAVSAPVTVDFEAGYQLPPAEIARRLIEAGVAGMNLEESDHHGDAGLIPAETQAELLSAVKAEARALGVDLVLNARIDVFIRSEGTLETQLADGLRRARIYREAGADCIYPIALSDPAAIRAMVDAVGVINVTVRRGGPLSLDTAAECGALRVTYATSVFRETMAALDEIAADIHGSIPGTSR, encoded by the coding sequence ATGACCGATATCGAACAACTCTCGGCAAAGACCGAAGCGTTTCGCGCCATGCATGCCGGCCCCGGGATGCTGGTGATGCCGAACGCATGGGACGCGGCGAGCGCGCAGCGGATTGTCGCGGCAGGCTTTCCCGCGATTGCGACAACGAGCGGGGGCGTTGCGATCGCCCTCGGCTACGCGGATCACGAAGCAGCCCCGGTCGACGAGATGCTCGCTGCGTCGGCGCGCATCGCCCGCGCTGTGTCCGCGCCAGTCACGGTCGATTTCGAGGCGGGCTACCAGCTGCCACCAGCCGAGATCGCGCGACGCCTGATCGAGGCCGGCGTAGCTGGGATGAATCTCGAAGAATCGGACCATCACGGCGACGCCGGTCTGATCCCAGCCGAAACGCAGGCGGAGCTACTGTCAGCGGTGAAGGCCGAGGCGCGCGCTCTTGGCGTCGACCTGGTGCTGAACGCGCGAATCGACGTGTTCATCCGGTCCGAGGGGACGCTAGAGACGCAGCTTGCCGACGGGCTGCGGCGAGCGCGAATCTATCGCGAAGCAGGGGCGGACTGCATCTATCCGATCGCCCTCAGCGATCCGGCAGCGATTCGCGCGATGGTCGACGCAGTGGGAGTGATCAACGTGACGGTTCGCCGTGGCGGGCCGCTATCGCTGGACACAGCCGCCGAGTGTGGCGCGCTGCGCGTCACGTACGCCACGAGCGTCTTCCGCGAGACGATGGCCGCCCTCGACGAAATCGCAGCCGACATTCACGGATCGATCCCCGGAACCAGCCGTTAG
- a CDS encoding glycine/sarcosine/betaine reductase selenoprotein B family protein translates to MTAYLDPGERFPRGVEVTPAMETIPWTPLTKPLSECRVALVTTGGVHLKQQKPFDIDNDGYDWSYREVPSDASATDLMVTHNHYDHAHVDGDFNFMLPTDRFRELAQAGVIGELGPRCYSFYGYIKDLEALAETSAKDVARHLKEDRVDAVFMTPA, encoded by the coding sequence GTGACGGCGTATCTTGATCCTGGCGAACGCTTTCCGCGGGGTGTAGAGGTTACCCCCGCGATGGAGACTATTCCCTGGACGCCTCTGACCAAGCCGTTGAGCGAGTGCCGAGTGGCGCTGGTGACGACCGGTGGGGTTCACCTCAAGCAACAGAAGCCGTTCGATATCGACAACGACGGCTACGACTGGAGCTACCGGGAGGTTCCGTCGGACGCTTCCGCCACGGACCTCATGGTCACCCACAACCACTACGATCACGCCCATGTCGACGGCGATTTCAACTTCATGCTGCCGACGGATCGGTTCCGTGAGCTGGCGCAGGCGGGCGTGATCGGCGAGCTCGGGCCACGCTGCTACTCCTTCTACGGCTATATCAAGGATCTGGAGGCGCTGGCGGAGACATCGGCGAAAGATGTCGCACGCCACCTCAAGGAAGACCGGGTCGACGCCGTCTTCATGACACCTGCCTGA
- a CDS encoding class I SAM-dependent methyltransferase: protein MSSDRPAPSASWQESDSATFIDVGRVMIPRRDEIERTIVALVPGKPDAELTVVDIAAGVGWLSKAILARYPRAHALLLDGSDTMLAEAERNLAEYAGRYELRQFRLEDEGWIDALPAPVRCVVSSLAIHHRDAAGKRALYRRLLPALKPGGGVLIADLFQPASPAALRLAAREWDDEVRSRSLELTGTLDAWELFDGDDWNIFDHPDPIDTPSPIADQLDWFREAGYVAADVFWAYAGHAVYGAFRPE from the coding sequence ATGTCCAGCGATCGGCCGGCCCCGTCGGCCAGTTGGCAGGAGAGTGATTCAGCGACATTCATCGACGTTGGCAGGGTGATGATCCCCCGGCGCGACGAGATCGAGCGAACGATCGTTGCGCTTGTCCCCGGCAAGCCGGACGCCGAGCTCACCGTCGTCGATATCGCCGCTGGCGTTGGCTGGCTGAGCAAGGCAATCCTCGCCCGATACCCACGCGCCCACGCACTCCTTCTCGACGGCAGCGACACGATGCTCGCCGAGGCGGAGCGCAATCTTGCGGAGTACGCCGGCCGCTACGAGCTCCGGCAGTTCCGGCTGGAGGATGAGGGCTGGATCGACGCGCTTCCTGCGCCAGTCCGTTGCGTCGTCAGTAGCCTGGCCATTCACCACCGGGACGCCGCTGGCAAGCGCGCGCTCTACCGGCGACTCCTGCCGGCGCTCAAACCGGGCGGCGGGGTGTTGATTGCTGATCTCTTCCAGCCGGCCAGCCCGGCGGCGCTGCGACTGGCCGCGCGGGAGTGGGACGACGAAGTGCGCAGCCGGTCGCTGGAGCTGACCGGCACGCTCGACGCCTGGGAGCTGTTCGACGGCGACGACTGGAACATCTTCGATCATCCGGACCCGATCGATACCCCCTCACCCATCGCGGACCAGCTCGACTGGTTTCGCGAGGCCGGCTACGTCGCCGCCGATGTCTTCTGGGCCTACGCCGGCCACGCCGTCTACGGCGCGTTCCGGCCTGAATAG
- a CDS encoding TetR/AcrR family transcriptional regulator yields MPRISEATIAKHRHRTETALLDAWGGLLDERGYSDITLTLVAERAGVVRNTVYGYFPDKEHLLLAYLTREVGRFMDGATAAVDEAVGARARLRVLVDHQARYFATNAGAGQDLAGIASPDRYPDFAACFAPVRDLLVRIIREGIHEGVFRALDPISAARMTLALLGAYRVPLARATISPEEATDSVLDFLLHGIDANTAG; encoded by the coding sequence ATGCCACGGATCAGTGAAGCAACCATCGCCAAGCATCGACATCGCACCGAGACGGCGCTTCTGGACGCCTGGGGCGGGCTCCTCGACGAGCGCGGTTACAGCGACATTACGCTGACCCTCGTCGCTGAACGGGCCGGCGTTGTCCGCAACACCGTCTACGGCTATTTCCCCGACAAGGAGCACCTGCTCCTCGCCTACCTCACCCGCGAGGTCGGGCGTTTCATGGACGGGGCGACTGCAGCGGTCGATGAGGCGGTCGGCGCGCGGGCGCGGCTACGTGTGCTGGTCGATCACCAGGCGCGATATTTCGCCACGAATGCCGGAGCGGGCCAGGATCTGGCTGGCATCGCCAGCCCCGACCGTTACCCGGATTTCGCAGCCTGCTTCGCACCGGTCCGCGACCTGCTGGTGCGGATCATTCGCGAGGGTATTCACGAGGGAGTCTTCCGCGCCCTCGATCCAATCAGCGCTGCCCGGATGACGCTGGCGCTGCTCGGCGCCTATCGCGTCCCACTTGCGCGCGCGACTATCAGCCCCGAAGAAGCGACCGATAGTGTCCTCGACTTCCTGCTGCACGGCATCGACGCAAACACAGCTGGCTAG
- a CDS encoding MMPL family transporter, protein MAWILLSALIIPLAPTLSSISTNDQLQFLPSSAESTQAAKLVRELYPSANTPAIIVFHNQAGLSDADMQSAQTVYNAVAAMAKEPGSNVAGVVSIFNMPQARGQLVSADGATMMLIVPISGSPTDPAFEQRITAIREATAGVTGDVQVKVSGPAGLLADLVAVFSNVDVFLILVTASLVLVLLILIYRSPIIAVVPLLIVALVLQLAGGLAALLLRALSFPVDAQASGIMTVILFGAGTDYYLFIASRYREELRRHEDKHQAMRAAMRGVSEAILSAGATLMLASLLLLFAAFGSFRSLGPVVAVAIATMMLAAITFIPAVLTIVGRTGFWPFRPEYTPGAAGEQTSRIWSRVGHLVLRRPAVVLASTVLVLLVMASGVMRFVPSYDTLESLPPSVESVQGFQLLRAGFPAGDLAPTDVYVRFPAGQSAFDPANMATLQAVGVALSGLDHVVQVSGPMAPVGIGKGPGQDDVLKAYQSVPAPLREQIQRGRASGQGGPPAGVDQSSPEAQSIGLYTQALQFVSTDASVARIEVVLDENPYGTPAMDLIPSIRATATSAATASGPAGTTVLVGADTAQNADARTATTRDELLVLPAILLAIMLVLGLLLRSIVAPLYLGATILLTYFAALGLSTLVFRYVFGHESVGATVPFYLFVFLNGLGVDYSIYLMSRIREESERMPLSLATEHALERTGGVITSAGIILAGTFAALMTLPMRDLFQLGFAVAVGVLLDTFVTRSLLVPALVELLGKWNWWPNRARMDATTEADQRPAAGAAQAVDGITAA, encoded by the coding sequence GTGGCCTGGATTCTCCTCTCCGCGTTGATCATCCCACTTGCCCCAACGCTATCGAGCATCTCGACAAACGACCAGCTCCAGTTTCTGCCGTCCAGCGCTGAATCGACGCAGGCCGCGAAGCTCGTTCGAGAGCTCTATCCGAGCGCGAACACGCCAGCGATCATTGTGTTCCACAACCAGGCCGGCCTCTCCGATGCCGACATGCAGTCGGCGCAGACGGTCTACAACGCCGTCGCGGCGATGGCGAAAGAGCCTGGCAGCAACGTTGCGGGTGTCGTCTCGATTTTCAACATGCCACAGGCTCGTGGCCAGCTCGTCTCGGCGGATGGCGCGACGATGATGTTGATCGTGCCGATCAGCGGATCGCCGACCGATCCGGCGTTCGAGCAGCGGATCACGGCGATCCGTGAGGCAACGGCGGGTGTGACCGGCGATGTGCAGGTGAAGGTCAGCGGGCCGGCCGGCCTGCTGGCTGATCTCGTCGCCGTCTTCAGCAACGTCGATGTGTTTCTGATTCTCGTCACGGCGAGCCTGGTTCTGGTTCTGTTGATCCTGATCTACCGCTCTCCGATTATCGCCGTCGTGCCGCTGCTGATCGTCGCGCTCGTGCTCCAGCTCGCCGGCGGGCTGGCGGCGCTCCTCCTGCGCGCGCTGAGCTTCCCCGTCGATGCTCAGGCGAGTGGGATCATGACCGTGATCCTCTTCGGGGCCGGGACGGACTACTATCTGTTCATCGCATCCCGCTACCGGGAAGAGCTGCGCCGTCACGAGGACAAGCATCAGGCGATGCGCGCGGCGATGCGTGGCGTCAGCGAGGCGATCCTTTCGGCCGGCGCGACGCTCATGCTGGCGTCGTTGTTGTTGCTCTTCGCCGCCTTCGGCAGCTTCCGCTCGCTTGGCCCGGTCGTTGCGGTTGCGATCGCCACGATGATGCTGGCGGCGATCACGTTTATCCCCGCTGTCCTCACCATCGTTGGCCGCACCGGCTTCTGGCCATTTCGTCCAGAGTACACGCCGGGGGCAGCCGGGGAGCAGACGAGCCGCATCTGGTCCCGCGTCGGCCATCTCGTCCTCCGGCGTCCTGCCGTCGTTCTCGCCTCGACAGTGCTGGTGCTGTTGGTCATGGCCAGCGGTGTTATGCGATTTGTCCCCAGCTATGACACGCTCGAGAGCCTGCCTCCCTCTGTCGAGTCGGTTCAGGGGTTCCAGCTGCTGCGCGCCGGCTTCCCGGCCGGTGATCTCGCGCCGACCGACGTCTACGTTCGATTCCCGGCTGGTCAGTCGGCCTTCGACCCAGCAAACATGGCCACGCTGCAGGCTGTTGGTGTCGCCCTGTCCGGCCTGGATCATGTCGTCCAGGTCAGCGGGCCGATGGCTCCCGTCGGGATCGGCAAGGGTCCTGGCCAGGATGATGTCCTGAAGGCGTACCAGAGTGTGCCGGCCCCATTGCGCGAGCAGATCCAGCGGGGGCGAGCATCGGGGCAGGGCGGTCCGCCGGCCGGGGTCGACCAATCGTCCCCCGAGGCGCAGTCGATCGGCCTCTACACCCAGGCGCTGCAATTCGTGTCGACCGACGCCTCGGTCGCGCGGATCGAGGTCGTCCTCGACGAAAACCCGTATGGCACACCCGCGATGGATCTGATTCCGTCGATCCGCGCGACGGCAACAAGCGCCGCCACCGCGAGCGGGCCGGCAGGGACGACGGTCCTGGTCGGCGCCGACACGGCACAGAACGCCGACGCCCGGACTGCGACGACGCGCGACGAGCTGCTGGTGCTGCCAGCGATCCTGTTGGCGATCATGCTTGTTCTCGGCCTGTTGCTGCGTTCGATCGTCGCCCCGCTCTATCTGGGCGCGACGATCCTGCTGACCTACTTCGCCGCGCTCGGCCTGTCGACCCTCGTCTTCCGCTACGTGTTCGGTCATGAGAGTGTTGGCGCAACGGTTCCGTTCTACCTGTTCGTCTTTCTGAATGGTCTGGGGGTCGATTACAGCATCTATCTGATGTCGCGCATTCGCGAAGAATCCGAGCGAATGCCCCTCTCGCTGGCGACCGAGCACGCGCTCGAGCGGACTGGCGGGGTGATCACCTCGGCCGGAATCATCCTGGCCGGCACCTTCGCTGCTCTGATGACGCTCCCGATGCGTGACCTCTTCCAGCTTGGCTTCGCCGTCGCGGTCGGCGTCCTTCTCGACACGTTCGTGACCCGCTCGCTGCTGGTGCCAGCATTGGTCGAGCTATTGGGGAAGTGGAACTGGTGGCCAAATCGCGCACGGATGGACGCGACGACCGAGGCCGACCAGCGCCCGGCGGCAGGGGCGGCACAGGCAGTTGATGGCATAACGGCTGCATGA
- a CDS encoding GlsB/YeaQ/YmgE family stress response membrane protein, with amino-acid sequence MSIIGWIIIGALAGWIASKIAGRDASMNWLENIVVGIVGALVGGFIWGLISGAKYASSFSLGTLLVAILGAVVVLFAWGAIRGKA; translated from the coding sequence ATGAGTATCATCGGCTGGATCATCATTGGCGCGCTGGCCGGCTGGATCGCCAGCAAGATCGCGGGACGCGATGCGAGCATGAACTGGCTGGAGAACATCGTCGTCGGCATTGTCGGCGCGTTGGTTGGCGGGTTCATCTGGGGATTGATCAGCGGCGCGAAGTATGCATCGTCGTTCAGTCTCGGCACGCTCCTGGTCGCGATCCTCGGCGCGGTCGTTGTTCTCTTCGCGTGGGGCGCCATCCGCGGCAAGGCGTAA
- a CDS encoding GerMN domain-containing protein, giving the protein MDKRRRRRAPGSVALLIGMLVILGSLLAACGSGSSNATSTSQPAATSTAAAATTPTAPAEATATEPPAEPTATSAPAEATATTAAPTATTSGSVDTLTLSVYYIRDEKIALAHRTAPHTLQVAAAAMQALLAGPTADEQTAGMSTSIPSGTRFLGVTIDNKVATVDLSGEFESGGGSASVAARLAQVVFTLTQFPTIEKVTFSLDGKPVDVFSGEGVMLDRPVGRADYEEWTPAIFVDTVAIGDHISSPVRIAGTANVFEAVFFAQIRAADGSVAVEQMVTATSGTGTRGTYDVTLSFDLPPGPATVVVYADSPKDGSQINVVEIPVTVAK; this is encoded by the coding sequence ATGGACAAACGTCGCCGACGTCGCGCTCCCGGGAGCGTTGCTCTGCTGATCGGCATGCTGGTCATTCTCGGCAGCCTTCTTGCTGCCTGCGGATCGGGCAGCAGTAATGCGACTTCCACGAGCCAGCCTGCCGCGACGAGCACGGCAGCGGCCGCGACGACGCCAACGGCGCCGGCCGAGGCGACGGCCACGGAACCCCCAGCCGAGCCGACCGCGACCAGCGCGCCGGCCGAAGCGACGGCGACCACCGCCGCCCCGACCGCGACGACGTCCGGTTCGGTCGACACGCTGACCCTGTCGGTCTATTACATCCGCGACGAGAAGATCGCGCTGGCGCACCGCACGGCGCCGCACACGCTGCAGGTGGCCGCGGCGGCGATGCAGGCGCTGCTGGCCGGCCCGACGGCCGACGAGCAGACGGCCGGCATGAGCACGTCGATCCCCTCTGGCACGCGCTTCCTCGGCGTTACGATCGACAACAAGGTCGCGACCGTTGATCTGTCCGGTGAGTTCGAATCGGGCGGCGGGAGCGCCTCGGTGGCGGCGCGACTTGCGCAAGTGGTCTTCACGCTGACCCAGTTCCCGACGATTGAAAAGGTCACGTTCTCACTCGATGGCAAGCCGGTCGATGTATTCAGCGGCGAAGGCGTCATGCTGGATCGCCCGGTCGGACGCGCCGACTACGAGGAATGGACTCCGGCCATCTTCGTCGACACCGTCGCCATTGGCGACCACATCAGCAGTCCGGTCCGGATTGCTGGCACGGCCAACGTGTTCGAAGCGGTGTTCTTCGCCCAGATCCGTGCCGCCGACGGCAGCGTCGCCGTCGAGCAGATGGTCACCGCGACATCTGGCACCGGCACGCGCGGCACGTATGACGTCACGCTGTCGTTCGACCTGCCGCCTGGCCCGGCAACGGTCGTCGTCTACGCTGATTCGCCGAAAGACGGCTCGCAGATCAATGTGGTCGAGATCCCGGTGACAGTCGCGAAGTGA
- the chrA gene encoding chromate efflux transporter: protein MATRDELEEDLPALKAPGGLREVALLMFRLGWTAFGGPAAHTAMLRDEVVVRRKWMTDRHFLDLMGAANLIPGPNSTELVIHASYQRAGWRGLVVGGSLFILPAAFLVLVFAWLYVEYGTTTTGEWLLYGIKPVVIAVVAQALWGLGRVALKGPFLAAIAAGVLALYLLGGNEIALLFGGAAVVMLVRNWRRMRSARVGTTLSIAPPAWALPLVAAVAAGATIEYSASRLFLTFLKIGSVLYGSGYVLLAFLRNDFVERLGWLTEKQLLDAVAVGQFTPGPVFTTATFVGYVVGGFPGAALATLGIFIPAFAFVALSIPVLPHIRKSPWTAAALDGVNVAALGLMAAVLIELASAAIVDAMTVALAAVAAVLLIRFRVNSAWLVLAGGLIGIAWRGLT, encoded by the coding sequence ATGGCCACACGGGACGAGCTGGAGGAGGACCTACCGGCATTGAAGGCGCCGGGCGGTCTGCGCGAGGTGGCGCTGCTGATGTTCCGACTGGGCTGGACGGCGTTCGGCGGGCCGGCCGCGCACACCGCGATGCTGCGCGACGAGGTGGTCGTCCGGCGCAAGTGGATGACCGACCGGCACTTCCTCGACCTGATGGGCGCCGCGAACCTGATCCCCGGGCCGAACTCGACCGAGCTAGTGATCCACGCCAGCTACCAGCGTGCTGGCTGGCGCGGGCTGGTCGTCGGCGGGTCGCTCTTCATCCTGCCGGCCGCCTTCCTCGTCCTCGTCTTCGCCTGGCTCTACGTCGAGTACGGCACGACGACCACCGGCGAGTGGCTGCTCTACGGCATCAAGCCGGTCGTCATCGCCGTCGTCGCGCAGGCACTCTGGGGGCTGGGGCGCGTGGCGCTGAAGGGACCATTCCTGGCGGCGATCGCCGCCGGGGTGCTGGCGCTCTACCTCCTGGGCGGCAACGAGATCGCCCTGCTCTTCGGCGGGGCGGCGGTCGTCATGCTGGTCCGCAACTGGCGGCGGATGCGGTCGGCGCGGGTCGGGACGACGCTCTCGATCGCCCCGCCGGCCTGGGCGCTGCCGCTCGTCGCGGCGGTCGCGGCCGGGGCAACGATCGAGTACAGCGCATCCCGCCTGTTCCTGACCTTTCTGAAGATCGGCTCGGTGCTCTATGGCTCGGGCTACGTCCTGCTCGCCTTCCTGCGCAACGACTTCGTCGAGCGGCTCGGGTGGCTGACCGAGAAGCAGCTACTGGACGCCGTCGCGGTCGGTCAGTTCACGCCAGGGCCGGTCTTCACGACGGCGACGTTCGTCGGCTACGTCGTCGGCGGTTTCCCGGGCGCGGCGCTGGCGACGCTGGGCATCTTCATCCCGGCCTTCGCCTTCGTTGCCCTCTCGATCCCGGTCCTGCCGCACATCCGCAAGTCGCCGTGGACGGCGGCAGCGCTGGACGGGGTCAATGTCGCGGCGCTCGGGCTGATGGCGGCGGTGCTAATCGAGCTGGCCTCGGCGGCGATCGTGGACGCGATGACGGTCGCCCTCGCGGCCGTCGCGGCGGTGCTGTTGATCCGCTTCCGGGTCAACTCGGCCTGGCTGGTGCTGGCCGGCGGGCTGATCGGCATCGCCTGGCGCGGGCTGACCTGA
- a CDS encoding AAA family ATPase gives MPQSADEHSTIDAVGSVDRAGNGIVGRERERGILRAQLRSALDGVGCLVLVSGEAGIGKTTLIDDLAGAAAARGCLVLWGHAYDLSVTPAYGPWVELLRRYPAGVERLPEPPAFVEDARSATAAGSSEALFFAAAAFFDDVARVQPLLLILEDLHWADQGSRDFLRFLARQLADRRILVAATYRSDELHRRHPLYTLLPVLVRESGVERLDVQRLDSDGSRALIASRYAIGGDDAARLERYIQDHAEGNPLFALELLRSLAEGGVLRLSGDTWSLGDTDRVRLPTLLLQVIETRLDRLGDETLSLLRVAAIIGQEVPLDLWQQVTGASDDALVKAIERGQASHILKEAASGTAIRFQHALIREALYESVISLRRRVWHRKVAETLAALPAPVPDIVAHHFQQAGDVRAVSWLLEAARRARMVYATTTATDRLETALGLDEQQGGASGLRGWLLAGLAGLGEMFARFDERRRMLDEARDIAVRANDATLLGLVEWYRAFIETHFDGSTAEALGSARDRIQRLPSGERARLYGFLYGIVGTPIGVDSVDMTCEIIVFQGQSGQYREALAAIERVYAESPILSASARLDIDSALGASYQAFGRPDEVLQVYERLLLSYRRSHASDWAMIITHLMLRDVILVYSADRIASRRTIAHDAVSAARLAKAAQTFGPEMPDEFGIVSLHLLEGRWDDARRALEQAAVAGQWASYLTAALWMSLSHNQGYPDEARARLSTVFPDGAAAQPGRQSYESSVYCMHPAIEMALDDADLDTARAWLECHDRWIDWSGHIPFTTTGHRLWARYHRVAGDRHAAEERANQALTLASAPRQPLALLATHRLLGELATEGGDFDGARQHLVEALALADACEAPFERALTLVALAELASAEGRPAVALPLLAEARAICEPLRAKPTLERILALEAHLAAASSPRYPAGLSVREVEVLRLVAEGLTDAQVAERLYLSQRTVGSHLRSVYNKLGVSSRAAATRFAVEHGLV, from the coding sequence ATGCCCCAGTCTGCCGATGAGCACAGCACCATCGACGCCGTCGGCAGCGTGGACCGCGCCGGCAACGGGATTGTCGGTCGCGAGCGCGAGCGCGGGATTCTTCGCGCCCAACTGCGCAGCGCGCTCGATGGCGTGGGGTGCCTCGTGCTGGTGAGCGGCGAGGCGGGGATCGGCAAGACCACCCTCATCGATGACCTGGCCGGCGCTGCTGCTGCGCGCGGCTGCCTCGTCCTCTGGGGCCACGCTTACGACCTGTCAGTCACCCCGGCCTACGGCCCCTGGGTCGAGCTGCTGCGGCGCTACCCGGCCGGAGTCGAACGGCTGCCAGAACCTCCCGCGTTCGTCGAGGACGCACGATCGGCAACTGCCGCTGGCAGCAGCGAGGCGCTATTCTTCGCGGCGGCTGCGTTCTTCGACGACGTGGCACGGGTTCAGCCGCTGCTGCTGATTCTGGAGGACCTGCACTGGGCCGACCAGGGCTCGCGCGACTTCCTGCGATTCCTGGCCCGCCAGCTCGCCGATCGACGAATCCTCGTCGCCGCCACCTACCGCTCCGACGAGCTGCACCGTCGTCACCCGCTCTATACGCTGCTGCCTGTCCTCGTCCGCGAGTCCGGCGTCGAGCGCCTGGACGTCCAGCGACTCGACTCCGACGGGAGCCGCGCCCTGATCGCCAGCCGCTATGCCATCGGCGGGGACGACGCTGCCCGGCTCGAGCGCTACATTCAGGATCACGCCGAGGGCAACCCGCTGTTCGCCCTGGAGCTGCTTCGCAGTCTCGCGGAAGGGGGGGTACTGCGGCTGTCAGGCGACACCTGGTCGCTCGGCGACACCGACCGCGTCCGCCTCCCTACGCTGCTCCTGCAGGTCATCGAGACGCGCCTCGACCGGTTGGGGGACGAGACACTCTCCCTCCTGCGAGTTGCGGCGATCATTGGCCAGGAGGTGCCGCTCGACCTCTGGCAGCAAGTGACCGGGGCGAGCGATGACGCGCTCGTCAAGGCGATTGAGCGAGGGCAGGCGAGCCACATCCTAAAAGAGGCCGCCAGCGGCACGGCCATCCGCTTCCAGCACGCGCTGATCCGCGAGGCACTCTACGAGAGCGTCATCTCCCTGCGACGCCGTGTCTGGCACCGCAAAGTCGCCGAGACACTGGCCGCACTGCCGGCCCCGGTCCCCGACATCGTCGCGCACCACTTCCAGCAGGCCGGCGACGTCCGAGCCGTCTCGTGGCTGCTGGAGGCGGCCCGGCGCGCCCGGATGGTCTACGCAACGACGACTGCCACCGACCGGCTTGAGACGGCGCTAGGGTTGGACGAGCAACAAGGCGGCGCCAGCGGCCTGCGTGGCTGGCTCCTGGCTGGCCTGGCAGGTCTGGGCGAGATGTTCGCTCGGTTTGACGAACGTCGGCGCATGCTCGACGAGGCGAGGGACATCGCGGTGCGCGCCAACGACGCGACGCTGCTTGGGCTCGTTGAATGGTATCGAGCGTTCATCGAGACGCATTTTGACGGTTCGACGGCAGAGGCTCTCGGGAGCGCGCGGGACCGTATTCAACGCCTGCCATCCGGTGAGCGAGCGCGGCTCTACGGCTTTCTCTACGGTATCGTCGGCACGCCGATCGGCGTTGACAGCGTCGATATGACATGCGAGATCATCGTATTTCAGGGACAATCCGGTCAGTATCGCGAAGCACTTGCCGCCATTGAGCGCGTATACGCGGAGTCTCCCATCCTGTCAGCCTCCGCCAGGCTGGATATCGACTCAGCGCTCGGGGCGTCATACCAGGCGTTCGGTCGGCCGGACGAAGTGTTGCAGGTCTACGAACGCCTCCTCCTGTCGTACCGTCGTAGCCACGCCTCAGATTGGGCAATGATCATCACCCATCTCATGCTGCGTGATGTGATCCTGGTCTACTCGGCAGATCGAATCGCGTCGCGACGCACAATCGCGCACGACGCAGTTTCCGCTGCCCGGCTGGCGAAAGCAGCGCAGACGTTCGGTCCCGAGATGCCGGATGAGTTCGGGATCGTCTCGCTGCATCTGCTTGAAGGGCGATGGGATGACGCGCGCCGAGCGTTAGAGCAGGCCGCCGTCGCCGGCCAATGGGCATCCTACCTGACCGCAGCGTTATGGATGAGCCTGTCGCATAACCAGGGATACCCGGACGAGGCACGGGCGCGACTGTCGACCGTGTTCCCCGATGGGGCTGCCGCGCAGCCAGGCCGCCAGAGTTACGAATCGTCCGTCTATTGCATGCATCCAGCGATCGAGATGGCGCTCGACGATGCCGACCTCGACACCGCACGCGCCTGGCTCGAATGCCACGACCGCTGGATCGACTGGAGCGGCCACATCCCGTTTACGACTACAGGCCACCGGCTCTGGGCACGCTATCACCGTGTCGCGGGCGACCGCCATGCTGCCGAGGAGCGCGCCAACCAGGCGCTCACCCTCGCCAGCGCGCCGCGCCAGCCGCTGGCGCTGCTGGCTACCCACCGTCTCCTCGGTGAGCTGGCGACTGAGGGCGGCGACTTCGACGGCGCGCGCCAGCACCTCGTCGAGGCGTTGGCGCTGGCCGACGCCTGCGAGGCGCCGTTCGAGCGGGCACTCACCCTCGTGGCGCTGGCCGAGCTGGCCAGCGCGGAAGGCCGGCCTGCCGTGGCGCTCCCGCTGCTGGCCGAGGCCCGTGCCATCTGTGAGCCGCTCCGGGCGAAGCCGACGCTGGAGCGTATCTTAGCGCTGGAGGCGCACCTTGCCGCCGCGTCCAGCCCGCGCTACCCGGCCGGCTTGAGCGTCCGCGAGGTCGAGGTGCTGCGGCTGGTAGCAGAGGGGTTGACCGATGCGCAGGTCGCGGAGCGACTCTACCTCAGCCAGCGCACCGTTGGCTCGCACTTGCGAAGCGTCTACAACAAGCTCGGCGTCAGCTCGCGGGCAGCAGCCACCCGCTTCGCCGTCGAGCACGGGCTGGTCTAG